Proteins co-encoded in one Gemmatimonadaceae bacterium genomic window:
- a CDS encoding DUF2490 domain-containing protein, which yields MTNLRTTCAVTTCLLLAALPLRGQQVADFVLWGGLFGDHRFGARSSLYWDYHPRRADGGRVWQLNLGALGYTRDLSKQWRAMAGLGVSHGYRYGEFPARTNTFELRPLVQLMGTRRVGAWTWSDRSRAEFRVIRATGDLAPEGADWNPTVVRLRRQDRLLHNLTQDGRWYGAFSQEFLVNVHPARARVAMLEQTRTQVVVGHALTPTNRVELGYGLQRLNRTGGFEMNHGLLLYYRTTTPFR from the coding sequence ATGACGAACCTGCGGACGACCTGCGCGGTGACGACATGCCTGCTGCTGGCCGCACTGCCCCTAAGGGGACAGCAGGTGGCGGACTTCGTGCTCTGGGGCGGGCTGTTCGGCGATCATCGCTTCGGCGCGCGGTCGTCTCTGTACTGGGATTACCACCCGCGGCGGGCGGATGGCGGCCGTGTGTGGCAGCTCAACCTCGGTGCGCTGGGCTACACCCGTGACCTCTCGAAGCAGTGGCGTGCGATGGCGGGACTCGGTGTGTCGCACGGGTATCGCTACGGCGAGTTCCCCGCGCGCACGAACACCTTCGAGCTGCGTCCGCTGGTGCAGTTGATGGGCACGCGCCGGGTGGGTGCATGGACGTGGAGCGATCGCTCGCGGGCGGAGTTCCGGGTGATCCGTGCGACCGGTGACCTGGCCCCCGAGGGTGCCGACTGGAACCCGACCGTGGTGCGGCTGAGGCGGCAGGACCGCCTCCTGCACAACCTCACGCAGGATGGGCGGTGGTATGGCGCGTTCTCGCAGGAGTTCCTCGTGAACGTGCATCCGGCGCGCGCTCGGGTGGCGATGCTCGAGCAGACGCGCACACAGGTGGTGGTGGGCCACGCGCTGACGCCCACCAACCGCGTGGAGCTCGGCTACGGACTGCAGCGGCTGAACCGCACCGGCGGCTTCGAGATGAACCACGGGCTGCTGCTGTATTACCGCACCACGACACCCTTCAGGTGA
- a CDS encoding cation transporter codes for MSALAGAREAGVAVNAARLGMVVNVGLTVVKLVGGLVGHSYALVADAAESGFDLFGSLAVWTGVRIADRDATDEFPFGFGKAEALAGATVAVLLLIASVGIGVASVHEIRTPHHAPAPWTLGVLASVIVIKELVAKRVQRIAREQGSAALAADAQHHRSDVLTSLAAFVGISIALIGGPGWESADDWAALIAACIIAWNGVQLMQDAVADLMDQAADPPVIAAVRAAAQGVDDVRAVEKLAVRRAGRGFWVDIHVQADPRMSLESAHIVSGKVKGAIRAANRQVLGVLVHMEPHEAPSSNVTD; via the coding sequence ATGTCGGCACTCGCAGGCGCGCGCGAGGCGGGGGTGGCAGTGAATGCCGCGCGCCTTGGCATGGTCGTGAACGTCGGGCTGACGGTGGTGAAGCTGGTGGGCGGACTGGTGGGCCACTCGTATGCACTCGTGGCCGACGCGGCGGAGAGCGGCTTCGACCTGTTCGGGTCCCTGGCGGTGTGGACCGGCGTGCGGATCGCGGACCGCGATGCCACCGACGAGTTCCCGTTCGGCTTCGGGAAGGCCGAGGCGCTGGCAGGTGCCACCGTGGCGGTGCTGCTGCTGATCGCGAGCGTGGGGATCGGCGTGGCCTCGGTGCACGAGATCCGCACGCCGCACCATGCGCCGGCACCGTGGACGCTGGGCGTGCTGGCGAGCGTGATCGTGATCAAGGAACTGGTGGCGAAGCGCGTGCAGCGCATCGCGCGGGAGCAGGGCAGCGCGGCGCTCGCCGCCGATGCCCAGCACCATCGCAGCGACGTGCTCACCTCGCTGGCCGCGTTCGTGGGCATCAGCATCGCGCTCATCGGCGGCCCCGGGTGGGAGAGCGCCGACGACTGGGCGGCACTGATCGCCGCCTGCATCATCGCCTGGAACGGCGTGCAGCTGATGCAGGACGCGGTGGCCGACCTGATGGACCAGGCGGCTGACCCGCCGGTGATCGCGGCGGTCCGCGCCGCCGCGCAGGGCGTGGACGACGTGCGCGCCGTGGAGAAGCTGGCCGTGCGCCGCGCGGGCCGCGGCTTCTGGGTGGACATCCACGTGCAGGCCGACCCGCGGATGTCGCTGGAGTCGGCGCACATCGTGAGCGGCAAGGTGAAGGGCGCCATCCGCGCGGCGAACCGGCAGGTGCTCGGTGTGCTCGTGCACATGGAGCCGCACGAGGCACCTTCCAGCAACGTGACCGACTGA
- a CDS encoding aminopeptidase P family protein, giving the protein MREPHRLSEIQAALRAARLDGWLLYEFKGCNPIASGLLGFEGLSSRRAVAWLPAEGTPVALMHAIELDSWRKWPATWERRIYQSWQSLEGEIRALVQGKRVAMEYSPGDAVPYLDRVPGGVLDLVRACGATVETSAELVTRFYALLTEAQLAAHCRAAEALAVIGPAALQRAATAARAGTPLTEYAVQQWIMGEFASRGLVTTHPCNVSVGANAANPHYEPHADGSALVTMDSVLLIDLWAGEPGQPYADQTWMATIGTPADPDVLPVWEAIRDARDAAIRVVRDGFAAGLTVRGADVDDAARAVITARGFGAAFTHRTGHSIDVRDLHGSGPHMDGFETREERHLLPGVLFSVEPGVYLAGRFGMRTEVNVAVTLAGTVLVTPDTMQADLFRL; this is encoded by the coding sequence ATGCGAGAACCACATCGGCTGAGCGAGATCCAGGCGGCGTTGCGCGCAGCGCGCCTCGACGGCTGGCTGCTCTACGAGTTCAAGGGCTGCAACCCGATCGCGTCGGGGCTGCTGGGTTTCGAGGGGCTGTCGTCGCGCCGGGCGGTGGCGTGGCTCCCGGCCGAGGGCACGCCGGTGGCGCTGATGCACGCCATCGAGCTCGACTCGTGGCGGAAATGGCCGGCCACGTGGGAGCGCCGGATCTACCAGTCGTGGCAGTCGCTCGAGGGAGAGATCCGCGCACTGGTGCAGGGGAAGCGCGTCGCGATGGAGTACTCGCCGGGTGACGCGGTGCCGTACCTCGATCGCGTGCCGGGCGGCGTGCTGGACCTCGTGCGCGCCTGCGGGGCCACGGTCGAGACCTCGGCGGAGCTGGTGACGCGGTTCTACGCGCTGCTCACCGAGGCGCAGCTCGCCGCGCACTGTCGCGCCGCCGAGGCGCTGGCCGTGATCGGCCCTGCGGCTCTGCAGCGCGCCGCCACTGCTGCCCGCGCCGGCACGCCGCTCACCGAGTACGCCGTGCAGCAGTGGATCATGGGCGAGTTCGCGTCGCGTGGCCTGGTGACCACCCATCCGTGCAACGTGAGCGTGGGCGCCAATGCGGCGAACCCGCACTACGAGCCGCACGCCGATGGCAGCGCGCTGGTCACGATGGACTCCGTGCTGCTGATCGACCTCTGGGCCGGCGAACCGGGCCAGCCGTACGCCGACCAGACGTGGATGGCCACCATCGGCACACCGGCGGATCCCGACGTGCTGCCGGTGTGGGAGGCGATCCGCGACGCGCGCGACGCGGCGATCCGGGTGGTGCGCGATGGCTTCGCGGCTGGCCTGACGGTGCGTGGCGCGGACGTGGACGATGCGGCACGCGCGGTGATCACGGCCCGCGGCTTCGGTGCCGCGTTCACGCACCGCACGGGCCACTCGATCGACGTGCGCGACCTGCATGGCTCGGGCCCGCACATGGATGGCTTCGAGACCCGCGAGGAGCGCCACCTGCTGCCGGGCGTGCTGTTCTCGGTGGAGCCGGGCGTGTATCTCGCCGGGCGCTTCGGCATGCGCACGGAGGTGAACGTGGCCGTGACGCTGGCCGGTACCGTGCTCGTCACGCCGGACACGATGCAGGCCGACCTGTTCCGCCTCTAG
- a CDS encoding zf-HC2 domain-containing protein, with amino-acid sequence MLTRPAPQDAAGHDCATTRRQVFAACDGELTPAELRDIDGHLSSCAGCRAHFTADATLHHVVRAAARLDAAPPGLRERVERLLHAHTTENAPA; translated from the coding sequence ATGCTGACACGCCCCGCGCCGCAGGATGCCGCTGGCCACGACTGCGCGACCACCCGTCGCCAGGTCTTCGCGGCCTGCGACGGTGAGCTCACGCCAGCGGAGCTCCGGGACATCGACGGGCATCTCTCGTCGTGTGCCGGCTGTCGTGCACACTTCACCGCCGATGCCACGCTGCACCACGTCGTGCGCGCGGCGGCACGCCTGGATGCGGCGCCGCCCGGCCTGCGCGAGCGGGTGGAGCGACTCCTGCACGCGCACACCACCGAGAACGCGCCGGCGTGA